A stretch of the Halorussus vallis genome encodes the following:
- a CDS encoding thiamine-binding protein → MTAIARLEVIPTRERGMSDAVARAVEALDRFDVTYETTATDTVIEADDASEVFAAAEAAHRAVDDRRVVTSLEIDDDRSRRRRSDDRVEAVERRLGRPARREREAHVTARQREATGGERWVADDAPNATSGSRYLQAVGRSNR, encoded by the coding sequence ATGACCGCCATCGCACGACTCGAAGTGATTCCGACCCGCGAGCGGGGGATGTCCGACGCCGTCGCCCGAGCGGTCGAGGCGCTCGACCGCTTCGACGTGACCTACGAGACCACGGCGACCGACACCGTCATCGAGGCCGACGACGCGAGCGAAGTGTTCGCCGCCGCCGAGGCCGCCCACCGGGCGGTCGACGACCGGCGCGTCGTCACCTCGCTGGAGATCGACGACGACCGGAGCCGACGACGGCGGAGCGACGACCGGGTCGAAGCGGTCGAACGCCGCCTCGGTCGACCCGCGCGCCGCGAGCGCGAAGCGCACGTCACGGCGCGCCAACGGGAGGCGACCGGCGGCGAGCGGTGGGTCGCGGACGACGCTCCGAACGCGACCAGCGGGTCCCGGTACCTTCAAGCGGTCGGCCGGTCGAACCGCTGA